One part of the Eleginops maclovinus isolate JMC-PN-2008 ecotype Puerto Natales chromosome 14, JC_Emac_rtc_rv5, whole genome shotgun sequence genome encodes these proteins:
- the htra3b gene encoding serine protease HTRA3, with translation MQILLYTAVLLYLKERASAEPKAKCPTRCDVSTCPSPSCPSGYVPDRCNCCLVCAQAELEPCGRKEDLPCGEGLECKQPSGKRLSKGFCRCKFRNEVCGSDGKTYRNVCQLKATSRKALQQGLPGITQIQKGPCESSTGPPHVSSPRYKFNFIADVVEKIAPAVVHIEMFLRHPLFGRNIPLSSGSGFLMAENGLIVTNAHVVSSTTPVSGQQHLKVQMQNGDVYEANIKDIDKKSDIATIKINTQTKLPVLLLGHSADLRPGEFVVAIGSPFALQNTVTTGIVSTAQRDGKELGLRDSDMDYIQTDAIINYGNSGGPLVNLDGEVIGINTLKVAAGISFAIPSDRITRFLNDSLDKHSKDVRSVKKRFIGIRMLTITQALIEELKLQNPDFPNVTSGIYVHEVVPHSPAEKGGIKDGDIIVKLNGKPLMATADLQGALQEETALLLEVRRDNDDLLFNIEPDVIMQ, from the exons ATGCAAATCCTGCTGTACACCGCTGTGCTCCTGTACCTTAAGGAGCGTGCCAGCGCAGAGCCAAAAGCAAAGTGTCCCACGCGCTGCGATGTGAGTACCTGTCCGAGCCCCAGCTGCCCCAGCGGTTACGTGCCCGACCGATGCAACTGCTGCCTGGTGTGCGCACAGGCAGAGCTGGAACCGTGCGGCCGCAAGGAAGACCTGCCCTGCGGGGAAGGTCTGGAGTGCAAACAGCCGTCGGGCAAGCGGCTCTCCAAGGGCTTCTGTCGGTGCAAGTTCAGAAACGAAGTGTGTGGCAGCGACGGGAAGACGTACCGTAACGTGTGCCAGCTGAAGGCCACCAGCAGGAAGGCTCTTCAGCAGGGACTGCCGGGCATCACACAGATCCAGAAGGGACCGTGTGAGAGCAGCACAG GTCCTCCACATGTTTCCAGTCCTCGTTACAAGTTCAACTTCATAGCCGACGTGGTGGAGAAAATCGCTCCTGCTGTGGTCCACATCGAAATGTTCCTCAG GCATCCTCTCTTTGGTCGGAACATCCCTCTGTCGAGTGGATCTGGGTTTTTGATGGCAGAAAATGGACTGATTGTAACCAATGCACATGTAGTCTCCAGCACTACACCAGTGTCCGGTCAACAGCACCTCAAG GTCCAGATGCAAAATGGGGATGTATATGAAGCCAACATCAAGGACATTGACAAAAAGTCAGACATCGCTACAATCAAAATCAATACACAG ACCAAACTGCCTGTATTGTTACTGGGCCACAGTGCAGACCTGAGGCCCGGGGAGTTTGTCGTTGCAATCGGCAGCCCCTTTGCCCTCCAGAACACCGTCACCACCGGCATCGTCAGCACCGCCCAGAGAGACGGCAAAGAACTGGGCCTCAGGGACTCCGACATGGACTACATCCAGACGGACGCTATTATCAAT TACGGGAATTCAGGAGGACCCCTTGTCAATTTG GATGGGGAGGTGATCGGCATCAACACCTTGAAGGTTGCAGCAGGAATCTCCTTTGCCATTCCCTCTGACAGGATCACTCGCTTCCTCAATGATTCTTTAGATAAGCACAGCAAAG ATGTGAGGTCAGTAAAGAAGCGGTTCATTGGGATCAGGATGCTGACCATCACACAAGC GTTAATCGAAGAGCTGAAACTGCAGAACCCAGACTTCCCTAATGTCACCAGTGGGATTTATGTCCATGAGGTGGTTCCTCACTCACCTGCAGAGAA AGGTGGTATCAAAGATGGTGACATCATTGTGAAGCTGAATGGCAAGCCTCTGATGGCCACGGCTGACCTGCAGGGGGCACTACAGGAAGAGACGGcgctgctgctggaggtcaGGAGGGACAATGATGACCTGCTCTTTAACATCGAGCCTGATGTAATCATGCAGTAG